One region of Hemitrygon akajei unplaced genomic scaffold, sHemAka1.3 Scf000045, whole genome shotgun sequence genomic DNA includes:
- the LOC140720552 gene encoding NACHT, LRR and PYD domains-containing protein 12-like, with protein sequence MREKVKVFQLVDRYAELTVVSTLRDRRLVEHELLARGRDHEEWREKHLRRELEKIRIDQFFQSSFSRSKSKSGSSSAVAGVPGIGKTTMVQKIVYDWATGKIYQQFQFVFSFKFRDLNSINCRINLKELILDQYPYFGNILREVWKNPEGLLFIFDGLDEFNDNINFANSRTGTELQYACTDPEFKCKVSDIVYSLIQHKLLPGCSVLVTTRPSALHLLEKAEIGIWAEILGFVGEERKGYFESHFEDQTVAAAVFRHVEENDILYTMSYNPSYCWILALALGPFFTQRVRDPQRLPKTITQLYAYYIYNILKNHGREIENPRDVLHRVGQMAFRGVFDKKIVFTDGDLINYNLQPSQFLSGFLMELLEREDSARSVVYTFPHLTIQEFVAAIAQFLNPHPGDILKFLITAHSMTDGRFDVFLRFVAGLSSPMTARGLEKFLGPFPHQATCRVIDWVKEEVKRQIGNTESEAGKRRLLNTLHYLFESQNHGLAHETLGSVKSLSFSGMTMSPIDCAVLSHVIGLCNTIKHLNLQGCQIQCEGIQRLGPGLHKCQELRLGANKLGDSGVKLVSAAVRNLECKIQKLGLENVGLTDSGVEDLASALSTNPSLTELDLSVNKLGDSGVKLVSAALRNPECKIQTLWLHNIGLTDSGVEDLASALRTNPSLMELNLSYNSLTDRSVPALRRLILTLRSLERIQLYGNQFSRTGEKELRSLQEPRPRSTVEL encoded by the exons atgagggagaaggtgaaggttttccagctggttgatcgatacgctgagctcacggtcgtTTCTActcttcgagatcggagactggtggaacacgagctgctggcaagaggcagagaccacgaggagtggagagagaaacatctccgcAGAGAGCTGGAGAAAATCCGGATTGATCAGTtcttccagagcagcttttcccggagtaaatccaaatctgggagttcgtcagcagtggccggagtcccggggatcggaaaaacaacaatggtacaaaagattgtttatgactgggcaaCGGGGAAAATATatcaacagttccagtttgtcttcagtttcaaattccgcgaTTTAAACAGTATTAACTGTCGAATTaacctgaaggaactgattctggatcagtatccttactttgggaatatcctgagagaggtctggaagaacccagaggggttGCTGTtcatattcgatggtttggatgaattcaatgacaataTTAATTTTGCCAACAGTCGGACAGGCACAGAACTTCAGTACGCATGCACAGAccctgaattcaagtgcaaggtgtctgacattgtgtacagtttaatccagcacaagctgctcccagggtgttcagtgctggtgaccacccgtcccagtgcgttacatttattggaaaaggcggaGATCGGGATCTGGGCTGAAAttctgggatttgttggtgaggaacggaagggatattttgaaagccattttgaagatcagacagtggcagcagctgttttcagACACGTAGAGGAGAACGATATTCTGtataccatgagctacaacccctcctactgctggatcctcgctctggcactgggtcccttcttcacacaaagagtcagggatcCGCAGAGacttcccaagaccatcactcaGTTATATGCCtattatatttacaacatcctgaaaaatcacggccgtgagattgagaacccccgtgatgtgttacacAGGGtaggtcagatggccttcagaggagtgtttgataagaagattgtgtttacagatggagatttgatcaactacaatctgcagccttcccagttcctgtccgggttcctgatggagcttttggagagagaggattctgcccggagcgtggtgtacacattcccacacctcaccatccaagagtttgtagctgccatcgcacaattcctgaatccacatcccggagatatcctgaaattcctcatcacAGCCCACAGCATGACAGATGGTCGATTTGacgtatttctccgttttgttgctggtctctcctccccaatgacagctcggggcctggagaagtttctgggtccatttcctcatcaagcaacctgccgggtgattgactgggtgaaggaggaggttaaacgccagattggaaacacagagagtgaagctggtaaaaggagactcctgaacacattgcactacctgtttgagtctcagaatcatgGACTGGCTCACGAAACTCTGGGGTCTGTGAaatcactttcattcagtggaatgacgatgtccccgattgactgcgcggtcctgtctcatgtcatcggtctctgtaatacaataaaacacctcaatCTGCAGGGCTGCCAAATTcaatgtgaaggaatccagcggctgggacccgggctgcataagtgccaggagttgag ACTTGGGgcgaataaactgggagattcaggagtgaaactggtgtctgcggctgtGAGGAAcctggagtgtaaaatacagaaactggg gctggagaatgtcggtctcacagattctggtgtcgaggatctcgcctccgctctcagtacgaacccatcactgacggagctggatctGAGtgttaataaactgggagattcaggagtgaaactggtgtctgcggctctgaggaacccggagtgtaaaatacagacactgtg GCTGCACAatatcggtctcacagattctggtgtcgaggatctcgcctccgctctccgTACGAACCCATCACTGATGGAGCTGAACCTGAGCTATAACtctctgacagaccgatctgtccccgccctccgccgcctcatactgaccctccggAGTCTGGAGCGGAtcca